ACATCAAGCTATCTCTAACTACAATAAACGTCACCGTCGCTTCGGTGGTGTCTAGAAAGGACCTCTCATGCAAGAACGTTTAATTGGTGGGGGTGTGGCAGCAGCCATTTTCCTCCCATTGCTCTTTATCGGTGGTCTTCCTTTCCAGCTTTTGGTTGGGGCTATGGCCATGGTTGCAGTGTCTGAGATGCTTCGGATGAAGCACTTGGAGATATTCTCTATCGAAGGTGTTTTGTCTATGTTGGCAGCCTTTATTTTAGTAGTGCCCATTGACCATTATTTTAACAGTCTTCCAACAGATGCCAGTGTGACAGGTTTTGCCATTATTTCTTTTTTGATTTTAGCAGGAACTGTACTTAATAGCGACCACTATTCTTTTGATGATGCGGTATATCCAATCACTTCTGCCTTTTATGTTGGTTTTGGTTTCCAAAATCTCATTGCAGCACGTTTGGATAGCTGGGAAAAAGTTTTATTTGCCCTCTTCATTGTTTGGGCGACGGACATTGGTGCCTATCTCTTTGGTCGTCGATTTGGTCAAAAAAAGTTATTGCCAAAAGTATCACCTAATAAAACCATTGAAGGTAGTGTTGGTGGTATCTTATCAGCAATCATTGTAGCACTACTCTTTGGGTTGATTAATCATAATGTCTATGCACCCCATAGTTTCTTCTGGTTGCTTATCTGTACGATTCTCTTTAGTATCTTCGGTCAATTTGGTGACTTGGTTGAATCAGCTATTAAACGACACTTTGGTGTTAAAGACTCAGGTAACCTTATTCCTGGACACGGTGGCATATTAGACCGTTGTGATAGCTGGATTTTCGTTTTCCCAATCATGCACTTACTAGGACTTTTTTAAGGGTGGTGGTGTCTAAATGAAAGCTATTATTACTTTTTTACTGATTTTCTGTGTGATTGTCGTCTTCCATGAGTTTGGCCATTTCTTCTTTGCCAAACGATCAGGCATTCTGGTGCGTGAATTTGCCATTGGGATGGGTCCTAAAATTTTTGCACACACTGGTAAGGATGGTACCGTTTATACTATTCGTATCCTTCCTTTGGGTGGTTATGTGCGTATGGCTGGTTGGGGTGAAGATACAACTGAGATTAAAACGGGGAGTCCTGCTAGCCTAACGCTTGGAAAAGATGGCAAAGTGAGACGTATCAATCTTTCAGATCGTCAGGTTGAC
This region of Streptococcus thermophilus genomic DNA includes:
- a CDS encoding phosphatidate cytidylyltransferase, yielding MQERLIGGGVAAAIFLPLLFIGGLPFQLLVGAMAMVAVSEMLRMKHLEIFSIEGVLSMLAAFILVVPIDHYFNSLPTDASVTGFAIISFLILAGTVLNSDHYSFDDAVYPITSAFYVGFGFQNLIAARLDSWEKVLFALFIVWATDIGAYLFGRRFGQKKLLPKVSPNKTIEGSVGGILSAIIVALLFGLINHNVYAPHSFFWLLICTILFSIFGQFGDLVESAIKRHFGVKDSGNLIPGHGGILDRCDSWIFVFPIMHLLGLF